The segment GAATGGCCAATAGACATAGCGATCCAAAAAAATTAATGCCAAACAAGTGTGGAAAGTTAGTCTGGGGcatattgtgaagggctttaaatgtctgatagagtctgtcttttgttcttgaagaggactgtgacatcagggagatgatgacataacacacagttgactttgatttgagtaagggagggctgtgcaaggtcaccagcctcactttctcctcctgagccatctgtgtCTGGTGGCCAAATATCAGTCAGTATTAAAGCTGGAGGAAACCACTAGCATCAAGAACAGAGGAATAAAGAATGTGGTTCAGTCTGTGCTTGAGGAGCATTAATGTGGTAGCtgtatggaggatgaattggtgAGGGGAGAGAACAGAAGGAGGGAGACACTTGGGAGGCTATTTCAGTATAGGTGAAAGGGGATGAAATAATAGGTCGATGTGGAAAACTGACCGAGCAGTTGATTGAATGTTGAGGGAGAGTGGGAGGTGGTACGGATGATTCTAAGGTTGATGACCTGGGAAGGATGGTTACTATCATCACTACCACCCTGTGCTTtgaccctccaaaaaaaaaatccccaaccAACCCAGTCCCTATACCTGAAATTTCACCATTGGCAATACTTTCCTCTAAGTTAACCATTCCACTTTTTAAAGGACCTCTTTGCAGTATTTTCCCCTACCCCCATATATAAAGTTGTTATAAGTGTTCTATACCTTAGGGCCCCTGGATCAGACTTTGTAGTTAAGCAGTATTCTTTCTCatggaaaaaaatcaagggaaaggggaagaatgaTGTTGGAGTTAAGGACTTGACAAGGTAGGACAAGCCAGCCAGGGTGTCTGAGGCTGTAAAAGACCTAGCTAACCTTGGCTTCCCACGGCTCCTCTGGAATCCTCCCTTCAGCTACAGGGGCTTTGCTGTTTATTATAGCTAAATTTTCCCTATCACTGAGCCCCAAGTTAACCAACTAACCTACCCTGTGCTAGGCATTGcaaatgcaaagataaaaaaaatgagcCTATCCCCACCCTCAggaaactctttaaaaaaagtttttattaatatcttttgttttctgcatCACTATAACCACACAATACCCTTCCCCTTGTCAGAAAGCTATGTCATGTCacagatattttttaaagtcaaagaaaggGTAGGGGGAATCAGCATACTGATCAGTACATATCAGAAAATGCGTGCTTTGCGCACTTCTGGACCTCCTACTTTGCAAAGGGGGAGGGAGGTGCCTTGtcatgtttcttcttttgagtCACACTTGTACTTTGTAATGTTGCAGTACATGGTTTTCTGTGTGACTCTTCTCTCCACTTAGCTGTAGTCATGtatactgttttcttggctctgctcgcttcactctgcatcagttcatgtagatatTTGCATGctatcacattcatcatttcttataacacagtaatattccgtTAAATTCACgtatcacaatttatttaaccattccccaatcaataggcATCTagtttgtttccaattctttgctctcacaaaaagtgctgctataaatatttaattcaatGACTTCCTTTAGATATAAGCCTAATAATAGAATCTCTAGGTTAcagggtatggatattttagtcactatatttgcataatttcaaaatgCTCTTCAAAATGGTAGTATTGAGTCATACACACAGCAGGGAAACTTACTTTCCAGGTAAACTCTTGCGGCTGAGTATCCTGGACCTTCCCCAACTCTGAACTGGCTTGGGTTCAGAGATCTTCCACTGGAACAGGATTCCCTGCCCTAGTTtgtattcttcccttctcccttcacccCATCCTCCAATCCTGCCTTTACACTCTGTCTCACAAAGGGGTAATTTTCGAGGAGAAAGAACAGAAGTGTAGAAATAATATACCAGAGCAAGGTCATTAGATGTCACTAGAAAAGATCTGCCCAATCCTATACTGGGTATTTATTTATGGATTGGGCTTTTTTGGCCATGGGTCCCTAGGAGAGTCATTTTCTATCCTTGAAGGTCCCATTTAGGCTCTTGGGATTAAATCCATTGGTTCAGTCTAAAAAGTGCAGGCTCTTTCTCAACCAGTCTGGAAACCTTTATGGATGGCCACATTCTTACCTAATCAACGGCTATCTAACACTTCTTTGCTGGGAAACAGCCATCAACTCATGAACAAAATATGCCTTTCCCAAAAGCCAGCCTTTGGCACTGCATCTCTAAGCTAGCTCTCTTTTCTACAGTACTTCCTAACCTTTTTATCATAAGAAAATGATTATCTAGACCTGTTTTTGACATCCTACATTCCTGGGACGTGTCTCTCCCCCCACATCCAATCAGGTGATTGTACCTGCACAATTAATACCTCTTATTTGAGAGAATACATAATGACAAAAGGCTACTTTAAATTCAGTCaggttttaaaatgaaattgcaTTTTATTACAATAACCTCTGCATAGATTTGAAAATTAGTAACATTATACCATGTATTTAATCTACTGAAGTTCTGTTTGCTTAATTTAGCCAAAGGGCTGcgcttgaagacctagagggctgAATATGGCcttaaggcctcaggttccccacccctggcttagtTTGTTACGCTGAGTCATTTGGTTGTATGGATCTCTTTGCAGTAATCagcccttccctttcccccttccattGCCAAATGTCCACATGTTGAGGATCAGTGTCCTACAGTACTTCCCAATTTACTTCTGACTCAATTccatgtatgaccttggataaattccttccctcctctgggTCCTGCTATCTCccttatctcactcaaagtgagaatctgaaacaACCtgagcctaaaatggccagggtctcccattgcatcacgataaatatcaggccactggacccagatggctctggaggagaatgaaagtcaactgcaagtcatgtcatcatctccttgatgtcacggtcctcttcgagaacccCCCCTTACTAAAATGGAGTGAGACTGGTACTGATATTCCAAGGTTCAGGCACTGAGAGATGTGTTCTTCAGATGGTGCGTGTGTCTCATGTCTGTAGACTGTGAACTCCCAGCATCAGGGACTCAAGGACCACATCACATACCAGGTTCCTTGGATTATTGAATTAAGTTTGCCCGGGTGCAGCCACAAAAGGAATCAGCCCTTCTAGCCTGGCCTGGACTAAGCAGTTTGTCCTGTGTCCCTGAGGTCTTGACTGTGCTACGGTGCTGTCAGCCTGTCCACACTCTGTGTACCTACCTGGGGCTTTGGAGTTTTGGTTACTCAGTTCTATCCTATATGGAGATGGAGAAGTCAGAACTGAAGGTTAGTAGTGGTAATAGAGTGTAatgtaataacatttatataattttaatactTTGCAAATTGGTTTCCCTGTGAGGTATATAGTATAAGTATTATTGGCTCCCCTTttagaggaaactaaagctcaaaGAAGTCAttactttcctaaggtcacacagtaagttagGCACAAAGTTGGGACTAGACCTTATGTTGTTTCTTCTCAACAACCAAGACCTGGTTCCTTCATCCTGCTTATTGCTAGGCTCGAATTAGGATCTGTTAGCTCCTTCTTCTGCactcacaggatcataaatttataaCCAGAttttgagatcatctagcccaatccccttattttacagatgaaaaaattgagagttataaatgacttgcccagtggcatgcaagtggcagaatcaggacttgaactcaggacctctgaaTCAAAATCCAGCCTACTAAACTAGAGTGCCTGGGTGGCTGGGGTTCAGCTTGTGTTCTTCTCTGAACCTGCCCCCCCATTCTTCTTTCAAAGGGGGAGGAGTTGACATATCCCCTGTTTTCTGTAGGATCTAGGGTCAGGGGCTGAGGAAAGCCCAAGGGAAGGATGTGGCTTATTGGCAGTGGGGAAAGGACCACAAACACAGGAAATGGCCCTCCCTGCCTCTCCTCTTTCTGTACCCCAGTCCCACCCAGGTGGGCCCAGCCCTCTCCCCCAGTGCAGATGGAGCCACACTGAAGCCCTGATTCCTCTGGTCCTTAGCAGAGGTTCGGTCAGCTCAGGTCCAGACTAGCCTGCTGCAGCGGAAGTGGCACTGGCTTTGTCATTAGAGGACCTGGTTTGAGTACTGTCTTTGACATTTGCTACATGTGTgtccttgggcaggtcacttctttgggtctcagtttcctcatcagtgaaataagaatggcttctgaggtctcttccaattctagattAATGATTCTGTCCCCAATAATTATCTGTCCTTCAGCTCAGATAGAGGCAATTTTTATTCCTGTTCAGACCCCATTTCCCAGCATGGAACCAAAGATTACCTACCAGTTCAGACCTAGGCATACTAGTTTTTTTAGCTGATATCCAAATGTCTCCCCAACTTGGACCCAGGAATAACTATCTCCAGCTTCATTGGCAGATGAGAAGGAGAAGTTGCCCTTTGGCACTGTCTTCCTAACACTTTCACCATTGAGATGTGGGCAGGTTAAGGGTGCAGGATGTTGAGGGTGGAGGGGTGTGGGCCCCTACACATAAGGGGTGGAGCTAGGgccacttccttctcttcccGGGGGGCCCCCAATTAATTCCTGCTCGTCTTAGTTTGAGAAGGGCTCTGAACTCTGACAAACTACGAGGCTCTCCTTGGGATCTCCGACTCCAGCTGTGAGAACCTCCAGTTGCAGGTAGGAATGAAGATGGTTGGGACAAGGTTAGGACTGAAGCCAGGATAGCCCTGGGCAAGGCTGAGGCTAGGAGCATTCTTCAAGACAGGAGTAGGGAACAGGGCAAATTAGAgcagaggtaggaggagaatcctTATCAAAGAGGGTAATAGGAGGGTTGGGGATTGGAAGTGAAGGGCTCCATTGATCACCGGGGCTCAAACTGGACAGAGGGTTTCTAGGTAGAGCCAGATCCAGAGGCACTCAGTGGGTGGGAGGGCATTCATGTTGGGCATCTCCACCCTGATTATTTCTGAGAGTAGAAAAAGCCGTTGAACCACAAACCCAAGCAGGCGGCTGATAGAGGTGTGGGCAGAATAGGGAAGGTGTTCTGGCCTCTGCAGATCCCTCCTTGTATCTCTCCTCACAGGTCTTGACTCCCAGACACCCCTGAGCCTTTCTGGGTCCTTGAGAGATCCCACCTGTTGTCATGGAGATGGTGTCCCCTCTGCCTTTGTTGCTCCTCATCCTCACTGAGTACTGCTGGGCCTCACCAATCTTAATACCCACCACTCACTCCCAGCTCCCGGACACAATGTCTGTGCCAACCTCTTCCTCAGGTCTGAGCTCTTCATCCTTTCATTTGCCCCTGGAAACCGCATCCTTCCCAGCCTCAGATTCAGATAGTGTCCTCCTGTCCTCTCCACCTCTGGATGCCAGTCCCTTGACATTGTTGGCAAAGACCAGTGATAGCATTCCTACTACTGTGGAGGCATCCTCCACCACTTTGGCTCCCACAACCTATGAGCTGACCAAAGTGGATAAGGAAAACCCAAGTAGCACCCAGGAACTGGCTACACATACATCCACTCTGGCTTCCAGCACCTCAGATGTAGTTGTCACGACAACAACTCCCCACCCTGATGCCGTAAGTATAGGGGAGGCCTCCATTACAGAGCAGGAGAATACCACTCAGGTCATTACAAAAACAACCTCCTCCGGGGTTATTTCAGCCAACACCACCACCTTGACTGTGACAAGAGGTTCCCAGACCACCTTCACAACTTCCACCTCACTGACCAATGTGTCTCCTGCAGACAAATTGAAACAGGAAGGGGATAACTCGCTGGTGGTGATTCTGGTTGTGGTGATCCTGACAGTGACTCTCCTGGTAGTCCTGTTTTTGCTGTGGCGTCAGCGACAGAGGAGAAGAACAGGGGCTCTGATGCTTGTGGGGAGTGGGAAACATAAAGGAGCTGGGGATGCTTGGGCTGGACCAGTTCAGCCTACAGAGGACCAGGCTGCATCTGGGTCAGCAGCAGTGGAAGGGGAGACAGGGAATCTTGAAGGGGAGGGGACTGGTCGTAGACCCACACTCACCACCTTCTTTGGCAGGAGGAAGTCTAGACAGGGTTCTGTAATGCTGGAGGACCTGGAGGGTGGGACAGCCACCAACAACCTCAAAGATGAGAGTGAACCTCTTGTGGAAAACATGGATGGAGCTGTAAAACCCCCTGTGACTGATGGCTCAAATGCTGATGGGTCAGTAGCAGGAGATGGCAACTTGCCCTCAGCCCCAGTGACCAAGGTGTGAAGAGACAGATGAGGATCATCCATCAACAAGCCTTTATGAAGGTGTtctaggcacagtgctaggcacctAGGcaacctgccctcaaggaattaaAACTCCCCACTCTTCATCAGCTCTTTCAATATTCTTAACATTATCTCCATCCATTCTACTTTCATCTTCTCTAttaccatcattttcatcatcttccTTGTGACCATTACAGTCACTAAGTATTATAAACACAGGAACTCTCCAGCAAAATCTTGATGGAATGAAGTTTCTGGACTGCCTGACTTTTAAGAAAAAGGTATTTTGACAAGCTCATGTCATGGATTTGCCCCCAAAGACTCATCCAGGATCTACCATAGGAGCCATCAGCTCAAGACACTTTTTCCCACTGGGGACTGACATACCCCCTGTATTCCTGACAGAGCCTGCTCCCACTCCTCTATTAACTGATTTAATGACCTCGTTAATGACTAGTCCAACTGCTCATTTTCATCCTAATAAGGCTGACCCCAGGATTGGAAGAAGTTGTATCTGAGATAGCTTCATAACTGGCTTCCAGCCTGCCTCTCCACACATTTCACATTACTACATTTCATGCCTTCTGTGTTTCAGACAAACTGACTTGTTCCTCACACATAtgattccatctctcatctccatgcctttgcccaggcagtcccccattcctggaatgccctccctcctcaacaCTGACTTTTAGATAACTCACATGCCACTTCCTACATGTGAATTTTTCTGATCCTCCCCTACTAGAGTCAAATCACTTCATGTTTGTATACAGCTTTTCTATTTGCTTGTATGTGTATATCCATTGTCTCCTCTTTTTTAGAATGTAATCTCATTAAAgatggactgtttcatttttgtctgtgaaGACTTAGCACCTGGTCCCTAGTAGGAATGAGATAGGAATAGTGACCAGATCTCTGAATCTCATTGGTGCAGAAACTCCTAGGGAGGCTTGTGCCTCTACAAAAGCAGTtcggcaccttctctgcaatgtattgtcttagagagctgcctagatgTTGAATGAGTAGCCagagtctgtctgtctgtctgtctgtctctctcacacacacacgcacacacacacgtatgtgtcaTAGGTAGGATCTAAACCCAATTATTCCTGGCTTGGACAGAGGCTTTCCAACACACCAAGCTGTGCTCAGTCTCTCAGTAGTtcatttaatctatttttaataaattcttgttaattggTTGATATTTACAGGTACCAGAGCGGTAAAGAGGGCTTAGGCCTTGCTGAGTATTCCCCAGGGAGTTTAGGGAATGTGGAAATCCAAGTCCCTGGAAAATCCTCATTGAAGATTTCTTCCCATAGGTTCcagagggtggggatgggggtgaagGGACAGGAGTGGGCACCTGGAAGAAACCTGAAAAGGTAGTGGAGCCAGATGGTACAGAGAGAATGTTGAGGTAGTGGAGTCTGGAGCCCAAGAGAATAGAGTAAGGAGTGAGGTGTGTTACCTGTCATAGCTGTAGAGtaggaggagatggaggaggaatgGATGTCTCTGATTTGTGGTCCAATAAAAATTCAAGAGTTTATTAGAAAGGCAAAATGTGAGTTGTGTGTCTATTATTTTTTCATCCCAGAagtttctttgatcacttttccaAAGGAGTTTATTCCCTTaactaggggtggggaatctgcagccttgagcccacatgtggtcttctaggtcctcaattTAGTCTTTTGACTAAAtccgaacttcacagaacaaatttccttaatagaaggatgtgttctgtaaaacttggaatcagtcaaaagactgtacctaaggacctagaaggctacttTGAGGTGGCAGActgcccacccccacccttaATCTTTCTATTCTTTCAGTTCCCCATTTCATTCTGCAATGACAGTTAAGTGGCATATTGGATAGAccccctgggcttggaatcaggaagacttgctcgagttcaaatccggtctcagaaCACActctagctgtgtcaccctgggcaagtcactcaactctgttttctcctctttgctcatctgtaaaatgaactgaagaaggaaatggcaaaccactccagtatctttgtcaagaaaacctcaaatgaggtaatgaagagtcagacatgatccAAACTCTAAAACAAGACTCCATTCTGGGTACTTGGAGGCTCTGCATCCAGGCTTTGAGTGCCTCCTTGCATGGTGACCTGGACCCATCCCTAAACCCCCCTAACCACTCCAACTGGACttcatctgtctgtctccctTGAATTAGCCTCCTATTCAAGCCTGTCTGCATTCCTGAGTGACTGTCCtagtacaagagaaaaaaaactgtGACCACAGTAGGGAAGTCAGACCAGGTTTGGGGAACCTGGAGCTTCCTTCCTCAGTTCAGGGGACATGCAGAGGAacaatacatttgaaaaaaacGGGGTCTGGCTGTTTAGGTTGGTCTCATTCCTTGGACCCTACCTAAATTTAGACTCCAATCCAGCTCAGTCCAAAGCCCATCCTAAGAGTGTCCAGTCTAACCCAGCCCAACCCAGTCTGTGGTGTTGTAGTGTGTAGGCAAGAAACTTCGGGGGTAGTGTTGACATGCAAAGAGGAAATTTGCAAAGAAAAGGAAGCTATTGACTCAGAGCCTGCGTGTGATCTATGACCTTGTGGGAAAGAGAAATAGACTGTGACAGTTATAGTGACAGGGAGGAGGGGAATGAAATCAGAttgaggggagaaaaattggaagtcATTATGAACCTTTCCAGTTCAGAAAATGGTCCTGGTCTGCTGGGGATGGGGTTTAAGTGGTGGTGGTAAAGAATGATTGGGCATCAAGGGTgagtgttcgtccttcgttgccgaagaagaccatgtcttcagagaaataatgacaagacttgcatttgactttgttttgagtgagggagggttgtgcaggtcaccagcctcacttctccaccagagccatatgaatccagtgaccagatactcatcaggatgactagagatgacccaggatgaggcagttggggttaagtgacttgctcaaggtcacacagctagtgagtgtcaagtgtctgaggtgagatttgaactcaggtcctcctgactcatgcacaggtgctctatccactgcaccacctaactgccccggACATCAAGGGTAGATGAGGAGGAAGGACCGGGAAAAGAC is part of the Notamacropus eugenii isolate mMacEug1 chromosome 3, mMacEug1.pri_v2, whole genome shotgun sequence genome and harbors:
- the SPN gene encoding leukosialin translates to MEMVSPLPLLLLILTEYCWASPILIPTTHSQLPDTMSVPTSSSGLSSSSFHLPLETASFPASDSDSVLLSSPPLDASPLTLLAKTSDSIPTTVEASSTTLAPTTYELTKVDKENPSSTQELATHTSTLASSTSDVVVTTTTPHPDAVSIGEASITEQENTTQVITKTTSSGVISANTTTLTVTRGSQTTFTTSTSLTNVSPADKLKQEGDNSLVVILVVVILTVTLLVVLFLLWRQRQRRRTGALMLVGSGKHKGAGDAWAGPVQPTEDQAASGSAAVEGETGNLEGEGTGRRPTLTTFFGRRKSRQGSVMLEDLEGGTATNNLKDESEPLVENMDGAVKPPVTDGSNADGSVAGDGNLPSAPVTKV